The following DNA comes from Occultella kanbiaonis.
CAGGGCGGGCGCGTAGGCCTTCCAGGTCGAGATCTGGCCCTTGCGGGACTGCCGGGTCGCGGTCGTGGTGTGCAGGGCCTGCCCGATGGCCTGGAAGATCGTCTCGGTGTCCAGCCCGAGCAGGGTGCCGATCCCGGCGGCGGCGCTCGGCCCGAGGTGGGCCACGTGGTCGATCTTGTGCTTGTGCAGGCTGATCGCCCGGACCAGGTCCACCTGGATCTCGTACCCGGTGGTGATGCCGCGGACCAGGTCCGCGCCGGAGGCGCCGGCATGCTGGGCGACGGCCAGGATGGGCGGGATGTTGTCACCCGGGTGGGAGTACTCGGCGGCCAGGAACGTGTCGTGGTAGTCGAGCTCGCGCACCGCGACCCCGTTCGCCCACGCTGCCCACTCGGGGCTGACCCGCAGGTCCGGGCTGCGCCCGAACACCGTCGATCCGGGCGTGTACGGATGCGCGAGGGCCTGCGAGCGCGCCGCCACCACCGGGGCCCGCAGCAGCGAGGCGGTCGCGACCGCGGCGTTGTCGATCACCCGGTTGATGATCATCTCGGTGACCTCCCCGGTCACCGGCACCGGGTCTGCGGCGAGTTCCGCCAGCTTCCAGGCGAGCTGCTCGGAGCGGGGCAGGTCCTCGTCGCTGCGGTGGGTGCGTACCTGGTGGGTGATCATGGGCGTCTCCGATTTCACGCGGTGGGTGCGTCGACCGATGGCGCGGACGGCGCCGTCGGTGCTGGTGCGGTCAGTGCCGGTCGCGGCGGGGCGGTCTCGTAGGTGTGCAGGATGTGGCCGAGGCTCGCGCGCAGGTGCACGAGGGTGGCGCTCGATGCGAGTTCGGCGTCCCCGTCAAGGATGGCCCGGGCCACGCCTCGGTGCTCGCCGACGGACTCCAGCAGCCGGGCCGGGTGGTCCCGGGCCACCCGCCGCAGCCGCCGCAGGTGCAGCCGAACCCCGTCGAGCGACTGGGTCAGGAACCGGCTCGCCGCGGCCGCGTCGATGGCGTCGTCGAGGCGCTGCACCAGGTCGTAGTAGGCGGCCCGGTCCTCCGGTCCGCCGAGGTCGAGGTCGACGGCGGCGCCCAGGTCCGCGACGAGCGTCCGGAACGGTCCTGGGTCGCGTCGCTCGGCCGCGAGCCGGGCAAGCCGGGTCTCGACGGCGATGCGCAGGTCGAACAGGTCGCTCACGTCCGCGGGCGCCAGGTCGGTCACGACGGCGCCGCGGGCGCCGGCGCCACGCACCAGACCGTCGGCGGCGAGCCGGGCGAGTGCCTCGCGGACGGGGGTGCGGGAGACACCCAGCCGCAACGCCTGCTCCACCTCGCCGAGCGGTGTCCCGGGCGGCAGCCGCCAGTCGAGGATGTCCTCACGGAGCGCGACGTAAGCACGTGAACCAGCCCGCATCGCGTCGCCCTCCTTGGTCAGATCTTGACCACAGCGTATACACGAGAGCCTCATCTGACCAGCGGATGGCGAAAAACGGAATCCAATGTATACAACACCGGATTCAATTCGGGCGGTCGCGGAGCCAACCCGACGATCCGCCGCACCGGTCGCGCGGGTTTGGCCACCTCGAGCACGGCAACCCCGCCGGCGCCGTGGTCGTAGGCTGCGAGCATGCCGATCGATCGTGCCATTGGCCGCGCCCACCGGGCCGCCGACCGCGCCAGCCGAGTCCCTGGGGACACCGCCGAGGCATGGCCCCCGCCACCGTGGGAGGAGCGCTTCCGCGCCCGCCGGGTGGGCCTGCCCGAATGGGCCCGGGGCAACCCGGACCGGGCGGTGGTCATCGCCACCGCGGGCGGGGCGCAGCAGGTGCACTCCTGGACCGTCTCCACCGGCGCCCTGGTGCGGGCGACGGATCGCCCGCACGGCACCACCGACGCGACGATCGACCCCACGGGGGCGTGGATCTGGTGGTTCGACGACACCGACGGTGACGAGTTCGGCACCTGGCGCCGGCAGCCGTTCGCCTCGACGGTGACGCGCCGGCCCGAGCACCCCATCAGCCTGCCGCCCGCCTACGCGGCCGGACTCCTGCTCCACGACGACGGCACGGCCGTCATCGGCCGCAGCGACGACGCCTACGGAACCCAGGTCCACGCCGTCCGCGCCGGGGTACCCGACGCCGTGCCGGTGCCGCTGTACCACCACGCCCAGGACGCGGAGGCCGCGGCCCTGAGCCGCGACGGCAACCTGGTCGCCGTCGAGCACAGCGAGCGCGGCGACAACCGCCACCCGGCGATCCGCGTGCTCTCCGTGGACAACGGCGCCCGGGTCGCCGACCTC
Coding sequences within:
- a CDS encoding GntR family transcriptional regulator, yielding MRAGSRAYVALREDILDWRLPPGTPLGEVEQALRLGVSRTPVREALARLAADGLVRGAGARGAVVTDLAPADVSDLFDLRIAVETRLARLAAERRDPGPFRTLVADLGAAVDLDLGGPEDRAAYYDLVQRLDDAIDAAAASRFLTQSLDGVRLHLRRLRRVARDHPARLLESVGEHRGVARAILDGDAELASSATLVHLRASLGHILHTYETAPPRPALTAPAPTAPSAPSVDAPTA